A section of the Malus sylvestris chromosome 17, drMalSylv7.2, whole genome shotgun sequence genome encodes:
- the LOC126610356 gene encoding uncharacterized protein LOC126610356 isoform X2, producing MALHLSPIKPHLFNHSRRSVRSENRQKTIANVHKPSRCSTNEQGIYGFSTKIHVLGLLVRCYNSSTWSSSWTSSSTACTAYSRQTTCENGASVASTRNHENEFNRVNCLEWVLHESARSFSVAVESLELPGSGPELAMAWSGKDVHQWHKRISYQVAVYSLLKTAIEVEILLSSERHCSAFPVRDILTPKIDLIGEYIESQLNMRHSELVEWFRVVEQPLIAGFFTPLLRKWSMEYAGSGVAGMVVAISCCAAVAKLGYGRVKCPYFAFSLGDVIVELMDHSHSLVSVERLHNLATEAGFELDFLSHFGRKVLLSNKSEEVEFWIGLAYKKLSTAFNKESMILGKQNFHHKVQGDTLAILGLFAYLGRRTRLFLSRMGIKDLDELVKDFLSYLECGSLFIHPELSSIAVYQHFMEVVTDEIGWLDFYAACPPKRSQERRKGKLHAIQAEKEIALSAVFTVCYDVFSGFAHFSRSTQQSLDTHLLDFLLHSQSLLTVCLEDYWAAYDKSCELFKITEPGARRTSFVGSIVASKLSVTMEAQQEPSILTTSEDCQNYNPQRRLNLRKDSPSPGTETISSMEEGSATKAKYHQRSLVRKYSNKLVSTSSDILMGTQLLIIDITTSAELLLKQLRGHKVTRLERKKLKRTLNDITSLIPVTILMLLPVSAVGHAAMLAAINKYIPGLIPSPYSSERLDVVKQLKRTKKMEVIRTWNNLEDPSSRITFRRIKVKCRDKNKHIPCEAHKHISNEKRSFLAEDKNLVHKR from the exons ATGGCTCTCCATTTGTCTCCCATCAAACCTCACCTCTTTAACCACTc AAGAAGATCTGTCAGATCAGAAAACCGGCAAAAGACAATTGCCAATGTGCATAAGCCTTCAAGGTGCAGCACAAATGAACAAGGAATCTATGGCTTTTCGACAAAAATTCATGTGCTTGGTTTATTGGTTAGGTGTTACAATTCGTCGACGTGGTCTTCATCTTGGACCTCATCATCTACAGCTTGTACAGCTTATTCTCGTCAAACAACTTGTGAGAATGGTGCCTCAGTGGCTAGTACTCGGAATCATGAAAACGAATTTAATCGGGTTAATTGCCTCGAATGGGTCTTACATGAATCAGCTAGGAGCTTCTCCGTTGCAGTTGAGTCACTTGAATTGCCAGGAAGCGGTCCAGAGCTTGCAATGGCATGGTCTGGGAAGGATGTCCATCAATGGCATAAGCGGATTTCTTACCAG GTTGCAGTTTACTCTTTGTTGAAAACAGCAATCGAAGTAGAAATCTTGCTTTCCAGTGAACGTCATTGCAGCGCTTTTCCAGTTAGAGATAT ATTGACCCCAAAGATTGATTTGATTGGTGAATACATCGAGAGTCAATTGAACATGAGGCACTCAGAATTAGTTGAATGGTTTAGAGTGGTGGAACAGCCGCTTATTGCAGGATTTTTCACTCCCTTGTTGAGGAAGTGGTCTATGGAATATGCAGGAAG TGGTGTTGCAGGGATGGTTGTGGCTATAAGCTGCTGTGCTGCAGTGGCTAAATTGGGTTACGGTCGTGTTAAGTGCCCTTATTTTGCATTTTCACTTGGTGATGTAATTGTAGAGCTCATGGATCACTCACACAGTCTTGTGTCAGTGGAAAGACTACATAACTTAGCTACCGAGGCAGGGTTTGAATTGGATTTCCTGTCCCATTTCGGTAGAAAGGTTCTGCTGAGCAACAAAAGTGAAGAGGTAGAATTTTGGATTGGGTTGGCTTATAAAAAACTATCAACGGCATTCAACAAAGAAAGTATGATCCTAGGCAAGCAGAATTTTCATCACAAG GTTCAAGGAGATACTTTGGCTATCTTAGGACTTTTTGCATATCTTGGGAGAAGGACTAGATTATTCTTGTCAAGGATGGGCATAAAGGATCTTGATGAGCTAGTTAAGGACTTCCTCAG CTACTTGGAGTGTGGTAGCCTTTTCATTCACCCAGAGCTTTCTTCCATAGCAGTTTATCAACACTTCATGGAG GTGGTGACTGATGAAATTGGATGGCTTGATTTCTATGCTGCATGTCCTCCGAAAAGAAGTCAAGAGAGGCGAAAAGGCAAACTGCATGCCATCCAGGCAGAGAAAGAGATTGCTCTGTCTGCTGTTTTTACTGTATGCTATGATGTTTTCTCTGGGTTTGCTCACTTCAGTCGTTCAACTCAACAGTCCTTAGACACTCATTTGCTAGACTTCTTGCTCCACAG CCAGAGCTTGCTAACTGTTTGTTTGGAAGACTACTGGGCTGCTTATGATAAATCATG TGAGTTGTTTAAGATTACAGAACCTGGTGCTCGTCGCACATCATTTGTAGGATCCATAGTTGCATCCAAGTTATCTGTAACAATGGAGGCGCAACAAGAGCCAAGTATCTTGACAACGTCAGAAGATTGTCAAAATTATAATCCTCAACGCAGGCTTAACCTGAGAAAG GATTCCCCCTCTCCCGGGACGGAAACTATAAGCTCTATGGAGGAGGGAAGTGCCACGAAAGCAAAATATCATCAGCGAAGTTTAGTTAGGAAGTATAGCAACAAGCTGGTATCTACAAGCTCC gatATATTGATGGGTACTCAGTTGCTTATCATAGACATAACGACTTCCGCAGAGCTACTCCTCAAACAATTGCGTGGCCACAAGGTTACAAGGCTGgaaagaaaaaagttgaaaagaaCGCTAAATGACATTACTTCACTTATACCAGTTACAATTCTCATGTTACTTCCT GTATCAGCTGTAGGTCATGCTGCCATGCTAGCAGCAATCAACAAGTACATACCTGGCCTG ATTCCATCTCCATATTCTTCGGAGCGGCTGGATGTCGTGAAACAACTAAAGAGAACCAAGAAGATGGAAGTAATTAGGACATGGAACAACCTTGAAGATCCATCTTCTAGAATAAC GTTTAGGAGGATCAAAGTCAAATGTCGTGACAAGAACAAGCACATTCCATGTGAGGCACATAAGCACATCTCCAACGAAAAAAGATCGTTCTTGGCTGAGGACAAGAATCTGGTGCACAAAAGGTAG
- the LOC126610356 gene encoding uncharacterized protein LOC126610356 isoform X5: MALHLSPIKPHLFNHSRRSVRSENRQKTIANVHKPSRCSTNEQGIYGFSTKIHVLGLLVRCYNSSTWSSSWTSSSTACTAYSRQTTCENGASVASTRNHENEFNRVNCLEWVLHESARSFSVAVESLELPGSGPELAMAWSGKDVHQWHKRISYQVAVYSLLKTAIEVEILLSSERHCSAFPVRDILTPKIDLIGEYIESQLNMRHSELVEWFRVVEQPLIAGFFTPLLRKWSMEYAGSGVAGMVVAISCCAAVAKLGYGRVKCPYFAFSLGDVIVELMDHSHSLVSVERLHNLATEAGFELDFLSHFGRKVLLSNKSEEVEFWIGLAYKKLSTAFNKESMILGKQNFHHKVQGDTLAILGLFAYLGRRTRLFLSRMGIKDLDELVKDFLSYLECGSLFIHPELSSIAVYQHFMEVVTDEIGWLDFYAACPPKRSQERRKGKLHAIQAEKEIALSAVFTVCYDVFSGFAHFSRSTQQSLDTHLLDFLLHSQSLLTVCLEDYWAAYDKSCSELFKITEPGARRTSFVGSIVASKLSVTMEAQQEPSILTTSEDCQNYNPQRRLNLRKDSPSPGTETISSMEEGSATKAKYHQRSLVRKYSNKLVSTSSDILMGTQLLIIDITTSAELLLKQLRGHKVTRLERKKLKRTLNDITSLIPVTILMLLPVSAVGHAAMLAAINKYIPGLIPSPYSSERLDVVKQLKRTKKMEVIRTWNNLEDPSSRITKDMMKMMMTI, from the exons ATGGCTCTCCATTTGTCTCCCATCAAACCTCACCTCTTTAACCACTc AAGAAGATCTGTCAGATCAGAAAACCGGCAAAAGACAATTGCCAATGTGCATAAGCCTTCAAGGTGCAGCACAAATGAACAAGGAATCTATGGCTTTTCGACAAAAATTCATGTGCTTGGTTTATTGGTTAGGTGTTACAATTCGTCGACGTGGTCTTCATCTTGGACCTCATCATCTACAGCTTGTACAGCTTATTCTCGTCAAACAACTTGTGAGAATGGTGCCTCAGTGGCTAGTACTCGGAATCATGAAAACGAATTTAATCGGGTTAATTGCCTCGAATGGGTCTTACATGAATCAGCTAGGAGCTTCTCCGTTGCAGTTGAGTCACTTGAATTGCCAGGAAGCGGTCCAGAGCTTGCAATGGCATGGTCTGGGAAGGATGTCCATCAATGGCATAAGCGGATTTCTTACCAG GTTGCAGTTTACTCTTTGTTGAAAACAGCAATCGAAGTAGAAATCTTGCTTTCCAGTGAACGTCATTGCAGCGCTTTTCCAGTTAGAGATAT ATTGACCCCAAAGATTGATTTGATTGGTGAATACATCGAGAGTCAATTGAACATGAGGCACTCAGAATTAGTTGAATGGTTTAGAGTGGTGGAACAGCCGCTTATTGCAGGATTTTTCACTCCCTTGTTGAGGAAGTGGTCTATGGAATATGCAGGAAG TGGTGTTGCAGGGATGGTTGTGGCTATAAGCTGCTGTGCTGCAGTGGCTAAATTGGGTTACGGTCGTGTTAAGTGCCCTTATTTTGCATTTTCACTTGGTGATGTAATTGTAGAGCTCATGGATCACTCACACAGTCTTGTGTCAGTGGAAAGACTACATAACTTAGCTACCGAGGCAGGGTTTGAATTGGATTTCCTGTCCCATTTCGGTAGAAAGGTTCTGCTGAGCAACAAAAGTGAAGAGGTAGAATTTTGGATTGGGTTGGCTTATAAAAAACTATCAACGGCATTCAACAAAGAAAGTATGATCCTAGGCAAGCAGAATTTTCATCACAAG GTTCAAGGAGATACTTTGGCTATCTTAGGACTTTTTGCATATCTTGGGAGAAGGACTAGATTATTCTTGTCAAGGATGGGCATAAAGGATCTTGATGAGCTAGTTAAGGACTTCCTCAG CTACTTGGAGTGTGGTAGCCTTTTCATTCACCCAGAGCTTTCTTCCATAGCAGTTTATCAACACTTCATGGAG GTGGTGACTGATGAAATTGGATGGCTTGATTTCTATGCTGCATGTCCTCCGAAAAGAAGTCAAGAGAGGCGAAAAGGCAAACTGCATGCCATCCAGGCAGAGAAAGAGATTGCTCTGTCTGCTGTTTTTACTGTATGCTATGATGTTTTCTCTGGGTTTGCTCACTTCAGTCGTTCAACTCAACAGTCCTTAGACACTCATTTGCTAGACTTCTTGCTCCACAG CCAGAGCTTGCTAACTGTTTGTTTGGAAGACTACTGGGCTGCTTATGATAAATCATG caGTGAGTTGTTTAAGATTACAGAACCTGGTGCTCGTCGCACATCATTTGTAGGATCCATAGTTGCATCCAAGTTATCTGTAACAATGGAGGCGCAACAAGAGCCAAGTATCTTGACAACGTCAGAAGATTGTCAAAATTATAATCCTCAACGCAGGCTTAACCTGAGAAAG GATTCCCCCTCTCCCGGGACGGAAACTATAAGCTCTATGGAGGAGGGAAGTGCCACGAAAGCAAAATATCATCAGCGAAGTTTAGTTAGGAAGTATAGCAACAAGCTGGTATCTACAAGCTCC gatATATTGATGGGTACTCAGTTGCTTATCATAGACATAACGACTTCCGCAGAGCTACTCCTCAAACAATTGCGTGGCCACAAGGTTACAAGGCTGgaaagaaaaaagttgaaaagaaCGCTAAATGACATTACTTCACTTATACCAGTTACAATTCTCATGTTACTTCCT GTATCAGCTGTAGGTCATGCTGCCATGCTAGCAGCAATCAACAAGTACATACCTGGCCTG ATTCCATCTCCATATTCTTCGGAGCGGCTGGATGTCGTGAAACAACTAAAGAGAACCAAGAAGATGGAAGTAATTAGGACATGGAACAACCTTGAAGATCCATCTTCTAGAATAAC GAAGgacatgatgaagatgatgatgacgattTAG